In one window of Mesoplodon densirostris isolate mMesDen1 chromosome 4, mMesDen1 primary haplotype, whole genome shotgun sequence DNA:
- the FAM219B gene encoding protein FAM219B isoform X3 has product MANAEPSEPAVRASLPAPRPSGTGAAGPLTERSGIGVPWLGERTPAAVEKRGPYMVARAPSSQAKLQKHRDLAKAVLRRKGMLGAAPNRPDSSGKRSVKFNKGYTALSQSPDENLVSLDSDSDGELESRYSSGYSSAEKFGCLRSAVESPGDHRPLGMEMTSLVF; this is encoded by the exons ATGGCGAACGCGGAGCCCAGCGAACCTGCGGTGAGGGCGTCTCTCCCGGCACCCCGGCCCAGCGGGACCGGAGCTGCGGGGCCGCTCACCGAGCGAAGCGGCATTGGAGTCCCCTGGCTGGGGGAGCGGACCCCGGCGGCTGTGGAGAAGCGGGGGCCGTACATGGTGGCGCGCGCGCCTTCCAGTCAGGCCAAGCTGC AGAAGCACCGGGACCTGGCTAAGGCAGTTCTGCGGAGAAAAGGAATGCTGGGGGCCGCGCCGAATCGCCCCGACTCTTCAGGGAAAAG GTCAGTGAAGTTTAACAAGGGCTATACTGCTCTTAGTCAGAGTCCAGATGAAAACCTGGTGTCCCTCGATTCTGACAG TGATGGGGAGCTGGAATCCAGATACTCCTCGGGGTATTCCTCTGCAGAG AAGTTTGGGTGTCTGAGGAGCGCTGTTGAAAGTCCAGGAGACCATAGACCCTTAGGGATGGAAATGACCTCGCTAGTCTTCTAA